In Vicia villosa cultivar HV-30 ecotype Madison, WI unplaced genomic scaffold, Vvil1.0 ctg.000030F_1_1, whole genome shotgun sequence, the following proteins share a genomic window:
- the LOC131622468 gene encoding peroxidase 15-like: MNPLGVISSRAFFCCVVVFVLIGGVPFSSNAQLDPSFYSTSCPNVSSIVRGVLTNVSQTDPRMLASLLRVHFHDCFVQGCDGSVLLNDTATIVSEQTAPANNNSIRGLDVVNQIKTAVENACPNTVSCADILALSAEISSDLSNGPTWQVSLGRRDSLTANKTLATQNLPGPNFNLTQLKSIFDIQNLNTTDLVALSGGHTIGKGQCRFFVGRLYDFNSTGNPDPTLNSTYLQTLQSICPNGGAGTNLTDLDPTTPNTFDSSYYSNLQDGKGLFTSDQELFSTTGDDTVAIVNSFINNQTLFFENFVASMIKMGNLGVLTGTQGEIRTQCNAVNGNSSSSSSSGLASVVTKESAEDGMASSF; the protein is encoded by the exons atgaatCCACTTGGTGTAATAAGTTCAAGAGCTTTTTTTtgttgtgtggttgtgtttgttCTAATTGGAGGAGTACCTTTCTCTTCAAATGCACAACTTGATCCATCTTTTTACAGCACAAGTTGTCCAAATGTTAGTTCCATTGTTCGTGGAGTTCTAACAAATGTTTCTCAGACAGATCCTCGTATGCTTGCTAGTCTCCTCAGGGTTCACTTTCATGATTGTTTTGTTCAA GGTTGTGATGGCTCAGTTTTGCTGAACGATACAGCTACAATAGTGAGTGAGCAAACAGCACCGGCAAATAATAACTCCATAAGAGGTTTGGATGTggtgaatcaaatcaaaacaGCAGTGGAAAATGCTTGTCCCAATACAGTTTCTTGTGCTGATATTCTTGCTCTTTCTGCTGAAATATCCTCTGATCTG TCTAATGGTCCTACTTGGCAAGTTTCATTGGGAAGAAGGGATAGTTTAACAGCAAATAAAACCCTTGCTACTCAAAATCTTCCAGGCCCCAATTTCAACCTTACTCAACTAAAATCTATCTTTGATATTCAAAACCTCAATACAACCGACCTAGTTGCACTCTCAG GTGGTCATACAATTGGAAAAGGACAATGCAGATTTTTCGTCGGCCGATTATACGATTTCAACAGCACCGGAAACCCTGATCCAACTCTCAACTCAACCTATCTACAAACATTACAATCAATATGTCCAAATGGTGGAGCTGGTACAAATCTCACAGACTTGGACCCTACCACACCAAATACATTTGACTCAAGCTATTACTCCAATCTACAAGATGGAAAGGGTTTGTTCACGAGTGACCAAGAGCTTTTTTCCACTACTGGTGATGATACTGTTGCTATTGTCAACAGTttcatcaacaatcaaactcTCTTCTTTGAAAACTTTGTGGCGTCGATGATAAAGATGGGAAATCTTGGTGTTTTGACTGGAACTCAAGGTGAAATTAGGACACAGTGTAATGCTGTGAATGggaattcttcttcttcttcttcttctggtttGGCTTCTGTTGTTACCAAAGAATCAGCAGAAGATGGCATGGCTAGTTCATTCTGA